The Nitrospira sp. genome contains a region encoding:
- a CDS encoding GspE/PulE family protein, protein MQAKPMTQNLQELQQKVEHAEHVKRITTQVHAASNLDQILLDLHKDILSLFDAEDLTLFAFDAEKKEIFSKVPHIDSVEEVRIPITEQSLAGFCAKYLRPVNITDAYNMMELQAIHPSLLHDTSYDKRTGFKTKQVLTYPIVADNKYLMGVLQLLNKKSGSRFTRKDEEAVDEIAKALGIAFFNLRKISKKNPTKFDLLVSNNRITQNELDQAIADSRKGMSDLESILIEKCKVPKIDIGKSLAQFYKCPYIEYSERTLVDVELLKNLNVDYLKKNHWMPLKRDRTAIEILTDDPGDLDRVQDIKRTFPGLNIRFAVSLRRDIAQFLTSATGQTDPGGRKLDENVSDILGELVTEAQAEAMEDSAGAGGLDENDSAIVRLANQIIADAYRQNASDIHIEPYGEKRETLVRFRVDGDCFEYMKIPQSYRRAIVSRLKIMASLDIAERRKPQDGKIKFKLSETKEIELRVATLPTAGYNEDVVMRILAASEPLPLDKMGFSDRNLRVLKEISEKPYGIILCVGPTGSGKTTTLHSVLGNINTPDIKIWTAEDPVEITQYGLRQVQVQPKIGLTFANAMRAFLRADPDVIMVGEMRDKETADTGIEASLTGHLVLSTLHTNSAVETVTRLLDMGCDPFSFADAMLGVLAQRLARRICKECKEQYIGTKEEYEELRLGYGAEYWDKLGIKQDNTFRLSRGKGCETCNRSGFKGRVALHELLLGTDQLKRMVQQKARTEEMLKTALEEGMTTLVQDGVQKVLQGHTTYKEVKAVAIK, encoded by the coding sequence ATGCAAGCCAAGCCGATGACTCAGAACCTCCAGGAGCTGCAGCAAAAGGTCGAGCACGCCGAGCACGTCAAACGGATCACCACCCAGGTTCATGCAGCCAGCAATCTTGATCAAATCCTTCTGGACTTGCACAAGGACATCCTGAGTCTGTTCGACGCAGAAGACCTGACGCTCTTCGCATTTGACGCTGAAAAGAAAGAAATCTTCTCCAAAGTTCCGCATATCGACAGCGTCGAGGAAGTCCGCATCCCGATTACCGAGCAGAGTCTCGCCGGTTTCTGCGCCAAATATCTCCGCCCCGTCAATATCACCGACGCCTACAACATGATGGAGCTCCAAGCGATCCATCCGTCGCTGCTTCACGACACATCCTACGATAAACGCACCGGATTCAAAACCAAACAGGTTCTGACGTATCCCATTGTCGCCGACAACAAATACCTGATGGGAGTCCTGCAACTTCTCAATAAAAAAAGCGGAAGTCGGTTTACCCGCAAAGATGAAGAGGCCGTCGACGAAATCGCGAAAGCGCTTGGAATCGCCTTCTTCAATCTTCGGAAGATCTCAAAAAAGAACCCCACCAAATTCGATCTCTTGGTCAGCAACAACCGAATTACACAGAATGAACTCGACCAAGCTATTGCGGACTCCCGAAAAGGGATGAGCGACCTGGAGAGCATCCTGATCGAAAAATGCAAAGTCCCGAAGATCGATATCGGCAAATCGCTCGCCCAGTTCTATAAGTGTCCGTATATCGAGTACAGCGAGCGGACCCTGGTCGATGTGGAGCTGCTCAAGAACCTCAATGTCGACTACCTCAAAAAGAACCACTGGATGCCGCTCAAACGAGACCGTACGGCCATCGAGATTCTCACCGACGATCCCGGAGATCTTGACCGAGTCCAAGACATCAAACGAACGTTTCCCGGGCTGAACATTCGCTTTGCCGTCAGTCTGCGCCGCGACATCGCGCAATTTCTAACCTCCGCCACCGGACAAACCGATCCTGGAGGGAGGAAACTCGATGAAAACGTGTCCGATATTCTCGGCGAACTCGTCACCGAGGCACAAGCCGAGGCGATGGAGGATTCCGCCGGAGCCGGAGGTTTGGACGAAAACGACAGCGCGATCGTCCGTCTGGCCAACCAGATCATCGCCGATGCCTACCGTCAGAATGCATCGGACATTCACATCGAGCCCTATGGAGAAAAGCGCGAAACGCTCGTGCGTTTCAGAGTCGATGGGGATTGTTTCGAATACATGAAGATCCCTCAGAGTTACCGCCGCGCCATCGTCTCGCGACTCAAGATCATGGCGAGCCTGGACATTGCCGAGCGCCGCAAACCTCAAGACGGCAAGATCAAGTTCAAGCTTTCGGAGACGAAAGAGATCGAACTCCGCGTCGCGACGCTCCCCACGGCCGGCTATAACGAGGACGTGGTCATGCGTATCCTGGCGGCAAGCGAGCCGCTGCCTCTTGACAAGATGGGGTTCTCTGATCGGAACCTTAGAGTGCTGAAGGAGATTTCGGAAAAGCCCTACGGCATCATTCTGTGCGTCGGTCCGACCGGCTCCGGGAAAACCACCACCCTTCACTCGGTACTCGGCAACATCAACACCCCCGACATTAAGATATGGACGGCGGAAGATCCGGTCGAAATTACGCAGTATGGCCTGCGCCAAGTGCAGGTCCAGCCGAAGATCGGTCTCACGTTCGCCAACGCGATGCGCGCCTTTCTCCGGGCCGACCCCGACGTCATCATGGTGGGAGAAATGCGGGACAAAGAAACCGCCGACACGGGCATCGAAGCGTCACTGACCGGCCATCTGGTATTGAGCACACTGCACACCAACAGCGCCGTCGAAACGGTCACGCGTCTACTCGATATGGGTTGTGACCCGTTCAGCTTCGCCGATGCCATGCTGGGCGTGCTCGCGCAACGTCTCGCTCGCCGTATCTGCAAAGAATGCAAAGAGCAGTACATCGGAACCAAGGAGGAGTATGAAGAACTCCGGCTCGGATACGGGGCTGAATATTGGGATAAGCTCGGCATCAAACAGGATAATACCTTTCGGCTTTCCCGTGGCAAGGGCTGCGAGACGTGCAACCGATCCGGCTTCAAGGGCCGGGTCGCTCTACATGAACTCCTCTTGGGTACGGACCAATTGAAACGAATGGTACAACAAAAGGCTCGCACCGAAGAGATGCTGAAAACGGCACTCGAAGAAGGAATGACGACGCTTGTTCAAGACGGCGTTCAAAAAGTCTTGCAGGGCCATACGACCTATAAAGAAGTCAAAGCCGTCGCGATCAAATAG